The Lichenihabitans psoromatis genomic interval CCACGGTCGACAATGCGTCCGATGCGGAACCCGGCAAGATCGTGCATGAAATGCGCGGCGGCGAGATGGCGGTGCTTCGTGAAGTGCCGTTCGGTCTGTATTATGGCACCGTCGACGCGACACCGCTGTTCGTCGTGTTGGCCGGTCTCTACCTCGAACGAACGGGCGATCTCGAAACCGTCAGGCAGTTGTGGCCCGCGATCGAAAAAGCCCTTGCCTGGATGGATGGTCCCGGTGATCGTGACCACGACGGTTTCATCGAATATGGCCGCGCTCAGGACACCGGGCTGCAGAACCAGGGCTGGAAGGATTCGTTCGATGCGATCTTCCATGCCGACGGCACCCTGGCCGAAGGCCCGATCGCGCTATGCGAGGTTCAAGGATATGCCTATTTGGCCAAACGCCTCGCGGCCTCCAGCGCGCGTCGCCTAGGGATGCACGACCGATCGGATGTGCTCGACAAGGCCGCGACCGAGCTGGCCGAGCGGTTCGATGCTGCATTCTGGTGCGAAGACCTCGGCACTTATGCGATCGCGCTGGACGGCGCCAAAAAGCCGTGTCGTGTCCGCACGTCCAATGCCGGTCAGGTTCTCTGGTCCGGCATCGCCCGTCCAGATCGCGCCAAGCGGGTGGCCGATGACATGCTGTCGACCGACTTCTTCTCCGGCTGGGGCATCCGCACCGTGGCGTCCGGTCAGGCGCGATATAATCCGATGTCGTATCACGATGGATCGATCTGGCCGCATGACAACTCGTTGATCGCAGCCGGAATGGCACGTTACGGCCACACCGATCTGGCCGAGCGCGTGTTTGAAGGCCTGTTTGCGGCCGCCAGCTATATGGACCTGCGCCGGCTGCCGGAGCTTTTTTGCGGCTTTCGTCGTCGACGTGGCGCCGGACCGACGCTCTATCCCGTCGCCTGTTCACCGCAGGCTTGGGCCAGCGGAGCGCCGTTCCTGCTTCTCCAGGCGTGCCTCGGCCTCGAGTTCGACCCGTTCGATCGCGCGATCCGGTTCCGCAATCCGCGCATGCCGTCCTTCGCCGACGAAATTACTCTGCGTGACATTGGCTTCGACGATGCCAAGGTCGATGTGACCTTGCGGAGGATCGGCGAGCATGTTGCGCTGCGGATCCTCCGCAACACCGGTGCGATCCAGGTGTCGATGGATCTGTCGTAAATCACCTCGGGGCCGGGTCGGCGCCGAGGCGGATCGAGGGTTCGATGAGCGACGCGGGCGATACACTGCGGCTTGCACCCCACGTGTCGAACGCGAGAGCGTTCGGCTTTGGTCAAACGAGGCTGATCCTCACCGTCGCGACAATCTTGGGCACTATCCTGTCGATTTCGTTGATCGATCGGCCGGCCGCTTTTTGGTCCCATGCGGATTTCCACGGGATATGGGCTTTCGTCGCGCTCACTCATCTTGTCGATCCTCTGCCGCCGGCTGCGTCGATCGGCTTTCTGGTGCTGGGCATCGCGGCACTTTCGGGTCGACGACCGGGTCCAATCGGCTGGGTCATTCTGCAGGCTTGCGTGGCGCTCTTGGTCGCCGTGATGATCAAGGATCAGGGGAAATTCGTCTTCGGGCGGTTGTGGCCGGAAACCTGGATCAACAACAACCCGTCGCTGATCGGCACCGGGGCCTACGGTTTTTTCCCGTTCCATGGCGGCACCGGATGGGCGTCTTTTCCGTCCGGCCACATGACAGCCATCACGGCTCCCATGGTTGCAATACAGCCGGCTCTCCGACGATGGTGGTGGGTCACTGTCGTGCCGATCGGCTTGGTGGCGATCGGCCTGTTCGGCGCCGATTATCATTTCGTCGGCGATATGTTGGCCGGAACGCTGCTTGGCGCGGTCTGCGCCTGGGCGATCGTCTCGCTGATGCCGAGGCCGGAAACTGGAATACCGACCAAAATGGATGGCCCGGCTGGCTCGATCGCGACCGTGAGTGACAGCCGACATTGATGAGGCCACGGAAGCCACTATCATAAGGGCTCGCAACGGCTCGCGATTGCGTGACTCGAAACCGCGCGGCGACATCGGGTAGGGCTCGGGTCGTCCTGTCTCAAGGGCTTGCCTTGCCGCAGAATTCTCCCCTCCCTGTGCATGCGTCGCGGCAAGGTCGGCGCGGCACCAACCGCCGACCGGGCGCCAACCTCTATAAACTCCCGATCGGGCTCGATTTATCCGGCATCAGCGTCCTTGAAGGAGTGCGTGCCGCGCTGGCCTCTGCCGTCTTCCTCGCTCTCAATCAATGGATTGGGTCGCAGGCGCTGCTGATCGCTGCCGTCGGTGCCATGATCACCTGTTTCTGCGACATCGGCGGCTCGCTTCGGCAGCGGCTCCCGATGTTGTTGACCTTCACGGCCCTCGGCGCCGCGACATGGGCGATCTTCGGTCTTCTTCGCGCGGCGGGGATTGGGGTCGTGATCCCCTGCGCCGGCCTCGCCGCCTTCCTGTTCAGCATGGCGCGGGCCTGGGGACTGAGGGCGCAGACGATCGGCAACGTTCTCATCGTGGTCCTGGCGCTTGCGATCGACGCGCCGCTGACGCCCGACAAAGCGCTGTCGTTTTTCCTGTATTTCGGCGTAGGCGGCCTCTGGGCTTGCCTGCTCACCGTCTTGATCTGGCGCATCCAGCCGGATCGACCGGCCATCCAGGCCGTTGCGGCCGTCTGGTCGGCCCAGGCGGCGCTCGCGGCCGACCTCCGTGACATGCTGCTTCGCCCGGGCACGTCGCAAGCCGATTGGGATGATCATGCGCGCGGCCATCGGCGCGCGGTGCGGGCCCATATCGAGGAAGCGCGGTCGATCGTTTCGACATCGGTCCGGCGGCGGGGGCTCGTGTCGGGCAGAGGAACCCAGGCTCTCTTGTTGCTGGAGGCTGCCGATCAGCTGTTCGGCGAACTGATCATCCTCTCCGAACTGCTCGAAACTGCGACCGCGCCGGGTGTCCATGCCCATGCCGAGCGCATGTTACGTCGGCTTCGCCCGATCCTGCTGATCCTCGGAGCCGATCACCGTCCCGACATCACGCGGCTGCGGCAATCGCTCGATCGCATGGCCGAAGAGGCACTCGGTTCGGAGCAACTCAACAGCCTGATCGGTGCCATTGTGGATCGGCTTCGGATCACGCTTCGGGTCGTCGAAGGGTTGGAGAAGCCCGCTCCGACGGCTCATCCGGCTCCGCCGGACGGCGGCGTGTGGCGCACGCGCATTTGGGGTCCTCTTCGCGACGAACTCACCTGGCGGTCCGCCATTCTTCGCCACGCCGTCAGGGCCACTGTTATCGTTGTTCCGGCGATCGCGATCACGCTGCACTGGTGGACGCCCTATTCGCATTGGCTGACCATCACGCTGGCTCTGACCATGCAGCCGTTCTTTGCCGCGACATGGCAACGGGCATTGGAGCGGATCGGCGGCACGGTGCTGGGCGCGGCCATCGGCGGCGCGCTCGCCTTCTTTCCGCAAACGCCGATCGTCGTCGGTGCGCTCCTCTTTCCGCTGGCGGTCATCGGGTTTTCGGTTCGTCAGGTCAGCTACGGGGCCTACATTGCCTGCCTGACGCCTTTGATCGTTCTGCTGTTCGACATTGTCGAACCGGGCCACAGCGCCTTCGTGGTGGCCGGCATGCGCATCTTCTACACGCTCGTCGGCGGCATCGTCGCGGTCGCGGCCTGTATGCTGCTCTGGCCGAGTTGGGAGCCGTTTCGCCTCCGGCGCGAGTTACGCGAGACATTTCTGGCCTATGCTCGCCTTGCGGTCGCGGTCTTGGGCAACCCCGGCACGAGCCGCGCCGAGGGCACTGAGGCGGCTCGCCGCGCTGCTGGGCTGGCCAACAGCAATCTCGAAGCTTCGCTGTCACGCGCGCTGCAGGAACCGGGGCGTGGCAAGCGCGTCGGACTAGAAAAGATCATCGCGGCGGATGCAATTTTGCGGCGGCTCGGCGCGGCGCTGTTGGCAACCCCGCATGATACCTCGATCCAGCCGATCTTATCGGGACCCGGCCGGGCAGAGTGGCAGACTTGGCTCGATGAAGCCTTCACGGCGCTGGCCGACGGCCGATCTCCGTCTCGTCCCGCTCCGGACGCGCCGGCGTCGAGTACGTTGCAACGGGTGCGGCGCGGCATTGACGTGTTGAGCAGCGATCTCGCAACGCGAGGAGACGAGGCGCCACAGCCTCCACTATGAACCGGCGCCGGCCGATAGCGATTTGGAAGGACACGATAGGATGAACGGTGCTGATGTTCTGGGCGACACCCTGCTGGCCAACGGGGTCGACGTCTGCTTCGCCAATCCTGGCACGTCCGAGATGCACTTCGTTGCCGCCCTGGATCGCCGCCCACAGATGCGCTGCATTCTCGGATTGTTTGAGGGTGTCGTGACAGCGGCTGCGGATGGGTACAGCCGCATGGCCGACAAGCCGGCC includes:
- a CDS encoding amylo-alpha-1,6-glucosidase; this encodes MMSNDATVTSNIEHKDPAPEQGQFYITATGPSSRPRHTLKHGDSFAVFDAHGDIGASAGGPDGLFNHDTRFLSRLELLINGVQPLLLGSTVRDDNVLMSVDLTNADIYRDGVIALQRDTIHIVRTIYLWGGVAHQRIHVTNHGEAPLAFSISLVFGADFSDLFEVRGSRRIHRGVSTQAVEGDQKVRYRYTGLDDVKRDTLVCLDPAPASLVEGAGKYSLKLDANQSTTLFLAIECHGLDAPISETFFKGFMAANRHQKAVTRHVATVDTSNDILNEVMCRSTADLFMLITDTAQGPYPYAGTPWYSTTFGRDGILTAIQMLWCDPGVAKGVLDRLAAFQATTVDNASDAEPGKIVHEMRGGEMAVLREVPFGLYYGTVDATPLFVVLAGLYLERTGDLETVRQLWPAIEKALAWMDGPGDRDHDGFIEYGRAQDTGLQNQGWKDSFDAIFHADGTLAEGPIALCEVQGYAYLAKRLAASSARRLGMHDRSDVLDKAATELAERFDAAFWCEDLGTYAIALDGAKKPCRVRTSNAGQVLWSGIARPDRAKRVADDMLSTDFFSGWGIRTVASGQARYNPMSYHDGSIWPHDNSLIAAGMARYGHTDLAERVFEGLFAAASYMDLRRLPELFCGFRRRRGAGPTLYPVACSPQAWASGAPFLLLQACLGLEFDPFDRAIRFRNPRMPSFADEITLRDIGFDDAKVDVTLRRIGEHVALRILRNTGAIQVSMDLS
- a CDS encoding phosphatase PAP2 family protein yields the protein MSDAGDTLRLAPHVSNARAFGFGQTRLILTVATILGTILSISLIDRPAAFWSHADFHGIWAFVALTHLVDPLPPAASIGFLVLGIAALSGRRPGPIGWVILQACVALLVAVMIKDQGKFVFGRLWPETWINNNPSLIGTGAYGFFPFHGGTGWASFPSGHMTAITAPMVAIQPALRRWWWVTVVPIGLVAIGLFGADYHFVGDMLAGTLLGAVCAWAIVSLMPRPETGIPTKMDGPAGSIATVSDSRH
- a CDS encoding FUSC family protein, which translates into the protein MPQNSPLPVHASRQGRRGTNRRPGANLYKLPIGLDLSGISVLEGVRAALASAVFLALNQWIGSQALLIAAVGAMITCFCDIGGSLRQRLPMLLTFTALGAATWAIFGLLRAAGIGVVIPCAGLAAFLFSMARAWGLRAQTIGNVLIVVLALAIDAPLTPDKALSFFLYFGVGGLWACLLTVLIWRIQPDRPAIQAVAAVWSAQAALAADLRDMLLRPGTSQADWDDHARGHRRAVRAHIEEARSIVSTSVRRRGLVSGRGTQALLLLEAADQLFGELIILSELLETATAPGVHAHAERMLRRLRPILLILGADHRPDITRLRQSLDRMAEEALGSEQLNSLIGAIVDRLRITLRVVEGLEKPAPTAHPAPPDGGVWRTRIWGPLRDELTWRSAILRHAVRATVIVVPAIAITLHWWTPYSHWLTITLALTMQPFFAATWQRALERIGGTVLGAAIGGALAFFPQTPIVVGALLFPLAVIGFSVRQVSYGAYIACLTPLIVLLFDIVEPGHSAFVVAGMRIFYTLVGGIVAVAACMLLWPSWEPFRLRRELRETFLAYARLAVAVLGNPGTSRAEGTEAARRAAGLANSNLEASLSRALQEPGRGKRVGLEKIIAADAILRRLGAALLATPHDTSIQPILSGPGRAEWQTWLDEAFTALADGRSPSRPAPDAPASSTLQRVRRGIDVLSSDLATRGDEAPQPPL